The following DNA comes from Cyanobacteria bacterium GSL.Bin1.
TGCCTACCTAGAAATGGATTGGGGATGGGCCCGCTTTTATTCCCTACTTGCCTTCTTTGAAGCCGGAATTTGTACACTGATTCTGACGAATTCTCTATTTTTCAGCTATGTCATGCTGGAAATTCTCACCCTCGGCACCTATCTTCTCATTGGTTATTGGTTCAACCAGTCTTTGGTGGTCACTGGGGCACGCGATGCCTTCCTCACCAAGCGGGTGGGAGACTTGTTTGTCCTGATGGCAGTGGTTGCCCTTTATCCCCTCGCGGGAACCTGGAACTATCAAGAACTCACCATTTGGGCAGAAACTGCCGATTTAAGCCCAACCGTAGCGATATTACTAAGTTTAGCCTTACTGGCGGGACCGGTGGGAAAATGCGCTCAATTCCCGTTACACCTCTGGCTGGATGAAGCAATGGAAGGTCCCTTACCCTCAACCATTCTTCGTAATGGCGTGGTTGTTTGTACGGGGGCTTGGGTTTTAATTTTAGTGCAGCCTCTAATTGCTATTTCTCCGGTTGGGGTTGCTACAACTCTTGCCATTGGGTCAATCACAGCGATTGGCGGCAGTTTAATCGCGATCGCGCAAACCGATATTAAACGGATTTTATCTTATGGGGTGAGTGCCTTTCTCGGCTTAGTCTTTATTGCGGCGGGCATTGGCGAAACCCAAACGGCGTTAATTTTACTGTTGACTTACTCCCTGGCGATGGCGCTATTGGTGATGGCAATCGGGAATATTGTTCTGAGCAATATTACTCAAGATGTCACGCTTCTCGGCGGTCTCTGGTCTCGTCGTCCCATTAGCGGGTTATCCTACTTAGTGGGCGTTGCTGGCTTGCTTGCCCTGCCTCCTTTAGGCGGTTTTTGGTCATTGTCGTCTCTCCTGGATTCTCTGTGGACAATGCAGCCCGTCTTAGCTGGGATTGTGTTAGTTACTAACGGGTTACTCGCATTTAGTTTATTGCGGTTATTCTGTTTGGTCTTTGCTGGCGATGTTAAACAAATGACGGTTCGTTCTCCAGAAGGATTGTGGATTATGGTCTTTCCAACGGTGATTGGCGCAGGAATAACATTGCATCTTCCGCTTTTAATGGCGAATGGTCAACTCCTCCCCTCCTGGGAAACCATCAATTGGGTACCGGTTTTGACTTTAATTGCGTCTAGTATCGTTGGTATGGTGGGCGCAATTGTTGTGTATGGCAATCAAACCCCGCAGTTGGCGTTTATTCCCCAAAGCATTAAAAATTTCTTTGCTTACGA
Coding sequences within:
- a CDS encoding NAD(P)H-quinone oxidoreductase subunit F (Catalyzes the transfer of electrons from NADH to ubiquinone), with protein sequence MSNVLNTSWLIPCYPLLGMGLSIFWSPGISRRTGPRPAGYLNALMTLLALLHSILAFAAMQNQAPQYFSVSWLDAASLQIDFEWSVSLTKLVALMVVTGLNLLAQIYAIAYLEMDWGWARFYSLLAFFEAGICTLILTNSLFFSYVMLEILTLGTYLLIGYWFNQSLVVTGARDAFLTKRVGDLFVLMAVVALYPLAGTWNYQELTIWAETADLSPTVAILLSLALLAGPVGKCAQFPLHLWLDEAMEGPLPSTILRNGVVVCTGAWVLILVQPLIAISPVGVATTLAIGSITAIGGSLIAIAQTDIKRILSYGVSAFLGLVFIAAGIGETQTALILLLTYSLAMALLVMAIGNIVLSNITQDVTLLGGLWSRRPISGLSYLVGVAGLLALPPLGGFWSLSSLLDSLWTMQPVLAGIVLVTNGLLAFSLLRLFCLVFAGDVKQMTVRSPEGLWIMVFPTVIGAGITLHLPLLMANGQLLPSWETINWVPVLTLIASSIVGMVGAIVVYGNQTPQLAFIPQSIKNFFAYDCYTVKVYQASVVFFVNIISQVIAWVDKYIVDGIVNLIGFFTMLSGQGLKYNNSGATQFYMLSIVGGVALFGAIVCLPLIQ